The Pyrus communis chromosome 9, drPyrComm1.1, whole genome shotgun sequence genome has a segment encoding these proteins:
- the LOC137744471 gene encoding uncharacterized protein: MRSELFESILNAVVHHDHYFARKIDVVGRQNLSHHQKLTSAFRMLANGYSADSTDEYCRLAESTTIENLKHFYKVIEAIYGATYLHKPNREDLKRLISKADKSGFPDMIRNLNCMNWEWKNYPTAWADQFKGYHNKPTIVLEVVASYYT; this comes from the coding sequence ATGAGGAGTGAGCTTTTTGAAAGCATCTTGAATGCAGTTGTCCATCATGATCACTATTTTGCAAGAAAGATAGATGTCGTAGGCCGACAAAACCTATCACATCATCAGAAGCTAACATCTGCATTTCGAATGCTAGCTAATGGGTACTCTGCAGACTCAACTGACGAGTATTGCCGACTTGCAGAGAGTACTACTATTGAGAACCTGAAGCACTTCTATAAGGTAATTGAAGCCATATATGGAGCTACATACCTCCACAAGCCAAATCGTGAAGACTTAAAGCGGCTTATAAGCAAGGCAGATAAAAGTGGCTTCCCTGACATGATAAGAAATCTCAATTGTATGAATTGGGAGTGGAAGAATTATCCTACTGCTTGGGCCGACCAATTCAAGGGCTATCACAACAAGCCAACCATCGTGCTCGAGGTTGTGGCATCTTACTATACATAG